The Myxococcaceae bacterium JPH2 genome includes a region encoding these proteins:
- a CDS encoding GlsB/YeaQ/YmgE family stress response membrane protein: MGLCGWLVFGFFAGLVARALTPGDQSLGCLGTTALGVAGAFVGGFLGSVWHGDNWRDPEPAGFLGSVLGAVVLLWLAHVAFGSRRRR, translated from the coding sequence ATGGGACTGTGCGGCTGGCTCGTCTTTGGGTTCTTCGCGGGGCTCGTCGCCCGAGCGCTCACGCCGGGAGACCAGAGCCTGGGGTGTCTGGGGACCACGGCGCTGGGGGTGGCGGGCGCGTTCGTGGGGGGCTTCCTCGGCTCGGTGTGGCACGGAGACAACTGGCGGGACCCCGAGCCCGCGGGCTTCCTGGGGTCCGTGCTGGGGGCGGTGGTGTTGCTCTGGCTGGCCCATGTCGCCTTCGGGAGCCGGCGGCGGCGCTAG
- a CDS encoding HAMP domain-containing protein → MRPRLVVTALALTVPLLAAISWGHWLTAEYARAQSLSDSVLARMQEGGRASCEENPSTWTLGRMAPPTRFPPRRENGAPPPERQGPPPHGMPWESPGDAPESRGPRDNTSEPRGPREPAGAAESISPPSKPGPREPQGPRPSHGPGFAPGVFVEGLPPGTQLYAYDSSLHSRNPDAPALTGAELSATGSTANRPVPWGTDTVQRVAVRMPWSTGPCAVVLAQRVPPPQGRDFLPPTGPALLTVLVTVLALLVSLGPVVRRLRRLTASARALSSSGYEGEVDVRGGDEVSELARAFDEAAREIRSHLAQRDRRERALRGFLENTTHDVNIPLTVLQGHLAALREDAARGAPVDRERVASAVDEVHYLGSLVQNLATAARLEAGEPSLHRAPVDLNEVVRRCVARHRPVAAQGGLSLEGATPEAATWVDADVTLVEQAVSNLVSNSLRHNRPGGHAAVVLDTTEGGFLLRVLDDGPGIPDEELPRLSERYFRGNEARTRAPGGRGIGLHIASEVARAHGWRMEMARAGPGGLQVELAGPTVAGR, encoded by the coding sequence CTGCGGCCGAGGCTCGTCGTCACGGCGCTGGCGCTGACGGTTCCGCTGCTCGCCGCCATCTCCTGGGGGCACTGGCTCACCGCCGAGTACGCGCGCGCGCAATCCCTTTCAGACAGCGTGCTCGCGCGGATGCAAGAGGGGGGGCGCGCGAGCTGCGAGGAGAATCCCTCCACGTGGACTCTGGGGCGGATGGCCCCGCCCACCCGTTTCCCTCCCCGTCGCGAGAATGGAGCGCCCCCGCCCGAGCGACAGGGCCCGCCTCCGCACGGCATGCCGTGGGAGTCACCCGGCGACGCGCCCGAGTCACGAGGTCCACGCGACAACACGTCCGAGCCCCGAGGACCGCGCGAGCCTGCCGGGGCAGCAGAGTCGATCTCACCTCCCTCCAAGCCCGGGCCACGAGAGCCGCAGGGGCCTCGGCCTTCGCACGGCCCAGGTTTCGCTCCCGGCGTCTTCGTGGAGGGACTGCCTCCTGGCACTCAGCTCTACGCCTACGATTCCTCGCTCCATTCACGAAACCCAGACGCGCCTGCGCTCACGGGCGCGGAGCTGTCCGCCACGGGCAGCACGGCGAACCGACCGGTTCCATGGGGCACGGACACCGTGCAGCGCGTGGCGGTACGGATGCCTTGGAGCACGGGCCCGTGCGCGGTGGTGCTGGCGCAGCGCGTCCCCCCTCCGCAGGGGCGAGACTTCCTGCCGCCCACGGGGCCCGCGCTCCTGACCGTGCTGGTGACCGTGCTCGCGCTGCTCGTGTCCCTGGGCCCCGTGGTGCGTCGGCTCCGGCGACTGACCGCCAGCGCCCGTGCGCTCTCATCCTCCGGCTACGAAGGCGAAGTAGACGTGCGCGGCGGCGACGAGGTGAGCGAGCTGGCGCGTGCCTTTGACGAAGCCGCGCGGGAGATTCGCTCGCACCTGGCCCAGCGGGACCGCCGCGAGCGCGCGCTGCGTGGTTTCTTGGAGAACACCACGCACGACGTGAACATCCCGCTGACGGTGCTGCAGGGGCACCTCGCGGCGCTGCGCGAGGACGCGGCGCGCGGGGCTCCGGTGGACCGCGAGCGCGTGGCCTCGGCGGTGGACGAGGTGCACTACCTGGGCTCGCTGGTGCAGAACCTCGCGACCGCCGCGCGACTGGAGGCCGGAGAGCCCTCGCTGCACCGCGCTCCGGTGGACCTCAACGAGGTGGTCCGCCGCTGCGTGGCCCGCCACCGCCCCGTGGCCGCGCAGGGCGGGCTGTCCCTGGAGGGCGCTACCCCCGAGGCCGCCACGTGGGTGGACGCGGACGTCACGCTGGTGGAGCAGGCCGTGAGCAACCTCGTCTCCAACTCCCTGCGGCACAACCGCCCCGGGGGCCACGCCGCCGTCGTGCTCGACACCACCGAGGGGGGCTTCCTGCTGCGGGTGCTGGACGACGGGCCCGGCATCCCCGACGAGGAGCTGCCGCGCCTGTCCGAGCGCTACTTCCGAGGCAACGAGGCCCGCACCCGCGCACCGGGCGGAAGGGGAATCGGCCTCCACATCGCCTCCGAGGTCGCTCGCGCCCATGGCTGGCGCATGGAGATGGCGCGCGCCGGTCCCGGGGGACTCCAGGTTGAGCTGGCCGGCCCCACCGTGGCCGGGCGGTAG
- a CDS encoding response regulator transcription factor, translated as MRASGLLRTWRAHCLHGRESLVSSRPILVVEDDAQLGAQVVDHLHRAGFQTEWWREGRRWPMGESAPWELVILDLMLPGTYGLDLLKDLRAGSDVPVLILSARADAGDRVRALRLGADDYLTKPFWPDELIERVRARLRRPMLQREGEHVRVGPVRLDPVSRTVEVDDVPVELTRVEFELLAALARRAGSAVSRRWLVEHALDPEREGTERTLDVHVSRLRKKLGHEGLIETVWGIGYRFAVPGSDT; from the coding sequence ATGCGCGCTTCAGGTTTACTTCGGACCTGGCGGGCACACTGTCTCCATGGCCGGGAGTCCCTCGTGAGCAGCCGACCCATTCTCGTGGTGGAGGACGATGCCCAGCTCGGTGCGCAGGTGGTGGACCACCTGCACCGCGCTGGCTTCCAGACCGAGTGGTGGCGCGAGGGACGCCGCTGGCCCATGGGCGAGTCCGCGCCCTGGGAGCTGGTCATCCTGGACCTCATGCTGCCGGGCACCTACGGGTTGGATCTGCTGAAGGATTTGCGGGCCGGCTCGGATGTGCCCGTGCTCATCCTCAGCGCTCGCGCGGATGCGGGAGACCGGGTGCGCGCGCTGCGGCTGGGCGCGGATGACTACCTCACCAAGCCCTTCTGGCCCGACGAACTCATCGAGCGCGTGCGTGCTCGGCTGCGGCGGCCCATGCTCCAGCGCGAGGGCGAGCACGTGCGCGTGGGGCCGGTGCGCTTGGATCCGGTATCGCGCACCGTGGAAGTGGACGATGTGCCGGTGGAGCTGACGCGCGTCGAGTTCGAGCTGCTGGCGGCACTCGCCCGGCGCGCGGGTTCGGCGGTGAGCCGACGTTGGTTGGTTGAGCATGCATTGGACCCGGAGCGTGAGGGCACGGAGCGCACCTTGGATGTCCATGTCTCGCGCCTGCGCAAGAAGCTGGGTCACGAGGGGCTCATCGAGACGGTGTGGGGCATTGGCTATCGCTTCGCGGTGCCCGGGAGCGACACGTGA